A genomic region of Chrysiogenia bacterium contains the following coding sequences:
- a CDS encoding response regulator transcription factor — MRILVVEDEKKVASFIKKGLTEESYAVDVANDGTEGFDLASTTTYDLLVLDLMLPGMDGFQIIEKLRAQSNDTPILILTARDQIDDRVRGLDLGADDYLAKPFAFTELLARVRALLRRAGGQRAATLKVGELSLDPVTREVRRGERKIDLTAKEYALLEFFMRNKEKILTRTIISEHVWDINFDSMTNIVDVYVNHLRNKLEETPEEARLIHTVRGVGYVMREDAP, encoded by the coding sequence ATGAGAATTCTCGTCGTCGAGGACGAAAAGAAAGTCGCCAGCTTCATCAAGAAGGGGCTCACCGAAGAATCCTACGCCGTGGACGTCGCCAACGACGGCACGGAGGGCTTCGACCTGGCCAGCACCACGACCTACGACCTGCTGGTGCTCGACCTGATGCTGCCAGGCATGGACGGCTTCCAGATCATCGAAAAGCTGCGGGCCCAAAGCAACGACACGCCGATTCTGATTCTCACCGCCCGCGACCAGATCGACGACCGCGTGCGCGGGCTCGATCTGGGTGCCGATGATTACCTGGCAAAGCCCTTCGCCTTTACCGAGCTCCTTGCCCGCGTGCGCGCGCTGCTTCGCCGCGCCGGCGGCCAGCGCGCGGCCACGCTCAAGGTGGGCGAGCTCTCGCTCGATCCGGTTACGCGCGAGGTGCGACGCGGCGAACGCAAGATCGACCTGACCGCCAAGGAATACGCACTGCTCGAATTCTTCATGCGCAACAAGGAAAAGATCCTCACGCGCACGATCATCAGCGAGCACGTCTGGGACATCAACTTCGATTCGATGACCAACATTGTCGATGTCTACGTCAACCACCTGCGCAACAAGCTCGAAGAGACTCCCGAAGAGGCGCGCCTGATTCACACCGTTCGCGGCGTAGGGTACGTGATGCGCGAAGATGCCCCGTAA